The genomic segment GCTGTTGAGGGTCTTGTTAAATTAATCGAATCCGGCTTTACAGAGTAATTTTTCAAACATAGCCGCTGAAGGCAACCAATTTACTTCAGTGCGTACATTTTATATTAGCAATAGCAACAATTGCGCTGTCATCGTTTTGGCAGCGCTATTTTTTTCTAGGGAGGGCGACAGGATGAACAATGACAGGCTTCCGTACCTTCGAAATAAAGTGAAAAAGCTGCCGCTGGACCCCGGCTGCTATATCATGAAAGACAAAAGCGGTACCATCATATATATTGGTAAGGCAAAGGCGCTCAAAAACAGAGTATCCAGCTACTTTCGCAGTGTAGAAAAACACACAGATAAAGTGTATAAAATGGTTGAATCGGTATATGATTTTGAGTATATCGTCACAGCCAGCGAGTTTGAAGCCCTTGTGTTGGAATGCAGCCTTATCAAAGAATATACGCCAAAGTACAATATTTTGCTCAAGGATGACAAGGGTTACTTTTATGTTAAAATTTCCGCTCCTCCGTGGGGCAGAATTACGGCAGAAAAGCAAAAATTGGATGATGGAGCAATTTATTTAGGGCCGTATACTTCTTCGTTTGTGGTAAGCCAGACGGTGGATGAAACCAATAAAATTTTTATGCTGCCAACCTGTAACCGCAAATTCCCGAATGAATTCGGCAAAGGCAGGCCTTGCCTGAATTTTCACATCAAACAGTGTATGGGTGTTTGCCGGGGCAAAATTACGGAAAAAGAGTATCAACAGGTGATTGACTCGGCAGTAGAGTTTATTAAAAACGGCAGTACGCAGGCAATTGATAAGCTAACCGATGAAATGATGGTTGCAAGCGAGAATATGGAGTTTGAGAAAGCTGCTAAGCTGCGCGACCGCATCAATGCCATCAATCGTATTACCGAACATCAGAAGGTCATCTATACCAAAGCCGATAATCAGGATATCATCGGGTTTGCGCAGTTGGATAAGCTCACCTGTGCCGCAGTGCTGAAATTTCGCAACCAACGCTTGGTGGATAAGGATGACTATATTTTCACTGATGCCGGTGAATTGAAGCAGTTCCGCGGTGAATTTATCACAAACTATTACAGTTCGCATACAGACCGCCCAAAAATAGTATCTGTAGACGGCGAATTTGACGATATGCCCATCATCGAACAGTATCTTACACAGCAAGCGGGGCATAAAGTTACCCTGCACATACCCAAACGCAGCGAGGGCTATCAGCTAACCCAGATGGCGCGCAACAATGCCGCACAGCGCCTGTCGCACGAAACAGAAAGAACAGGCAAAGAAGTTGCCGCATTGGATGAGCTCGCACGTCTGCTGGGGCTGAAATCGGCACCTGTTTACATCGAGGCATACGACATTTCGAATATTGGTTCCGATACCATGGTGGCGGGGATGGTGGTTTTTGAGAACGCCCGTCCAAAAAAAGAAGCATATAAAAAATTTTCTATTAAGTCTCAGTTTACTCCGGACGATTATGCATGTATGCGTGAGGTAATCACCCGCCGCTTCAACCGTTATTTTGAAGAGCAAGAAACGGGCAGAGGTTTTGGTAAAAAACCCGATTTGATTCTGCTTGATGGCGGCAAGGGGCATGTGGGTGTCATCCGTCCGTTGCTTAGCAAAATGGGGTTGGGCGACATTCCTGTCTTTGGTATGGTAAAGGATGATAAGCATAAAACGCGTGCCATTGCTGAGGATGGCGGCGAGATTGCAATCAATTCTAACCGCACAGCATTTACTCTTGTTACAAAAATACAAGATGAAGTACACCGTTTTTCCATCACTTATTCACGCAGCAAACATAAGGCAACTGCATTCGAACTGAGTCTCACCAAGGTGGATGGTATTGGCGAGAACAGGGCAAGAGCGTTGTTCAAGCACTTTAAAACGGTAAAAGCGATGAAATCTGCCACTTGTGAAGAGCTTGCCGAAGCACCTTCTATGACGGTTAACACTGCAACAAATCTTTACAATTTTCTCCATGAAAATAGTTAATTTTTACCAATTAGCATATTTGCAGTTGACAGCTTATCAAAATTAACCGATAATATTACGTGTACACTTTACTGTAAAAATAATAGTTTTGGATTGAAAGCGGCTTGGGTCTGCTTAAAGGAGTTACAAAAATGAGAGTGATTACAGGTACGGCCCGCGGACGAAAACTCGTCACCCCGGAAGGACTGGACACGCGGCCTACAGCTGATAAGGTAAAAGAATCGATTTTTTCAATTATACAATTTGATATTCCGGGTGCAAATGTGCTCGATTTGTTTGCCGGTTCCGGTCAGATGGGGATTGAAGCACTTTCGAGAGGTGCCGAAGGCGCAACGTTTGTAGACAGTGCAAAACTTTCCATTACTGCGGTTAAGCAGAATCTCGATGCCACAGGGTTTATCGGTAAAGCAAAAGTTTACCCCATGGAAGCAAAAACATATTTACTAAGTGCTGCCGATCGCTATGATATTGCTTTTTTAGATCCGCCTTACCATCTCGGGCTGGTGGCAGCTGTTTTACCTGGTGTGGCTAAGCTGATGCGTGAGAACAGCATTATTGTGTGTGAAACGCAAGCAGACGAAAAATTGCCGGAATCCGTGGAGAACTTTACCTTGCGCAAAACCTATCGTTATGGCAGAATACTGGTACATGTTTACAAAAACGAGGGGGACGTTGATTAATGCGAATTGCAGTTTGCCCCGGCAGCTTTGACCCGGTTACAAAGGGACACCTAGACATTATTCACAGGGCATCCAAGCTGTTCGATAAAATCATTGTGGTTGTAGTTATCAACCCAGACAAACACCCTAGCTTTTCGGCTGAAGAGCGAATGGACATGATACGCCGTGCAACTACCGATATCCCAAATATGGAGGTAGATAATTTCTCAGGGTTGCTGATGGATTATGTACGAGATAAAGGTGCGGTTGCGATTGTAAAAGGTTTGCGCGCAGTAACCGATTTTGAATATGAGTTTCAGATGGCACTAATTAATAAAAAGCTTAATCCGCAAGCGGATACTTTGTTTTTAACCACTGCTACCGAGAATATGTATCTTAGTTCCAGTATTGTAAAGCAAATCGCTTCATTTGGCGGCGATATCACCGATTTTGTACCCGGAGTAATTGTTACAGAAGTAAAGGATAGGCTGTGCCGCTCGATCTAAAACACCTTAGAATCAAGGAGGTTTTAATATGAATGTGGAAGAAATTCTGGATATGCTGGATGAAATGATTGACCGTGCCTGGAATTTGCCAATGACAGGCGGACGATGTGTTTTGGATGCAGATAAAGTGCGGGACTTGCTTGATGATATTCGCGCAAATATGCCTCCTGAAATTTCTCATGCAAAAAAAATAGTAGCTGACCGAGGCGAAATTATTGCAGAGGCAAAACGTGAGGCAGAAGCGATTGTGCGCCGTGCTGAAGAGCGTGCAAAATCTCTTGTTGCACAAGAAGAAATTATGCGCCAATCACATCAAAGAGCACAAGAAATGATAACGCAGGCACAGATGAAATCGCGCGAGATGCGTCAAGTGGCACAGGAGTTCGCCGACAAAATGCTTAAAACCACCGAAGATGGACTTGCTAAGTCGCTGATGGAAGTAAAAAGTACGCGTCAGGCTTTGCGTAATACAAAAAAATAACTCGGTTCTTATTAAATATTTCGAAATTATGAGACGGCTTGTATGCCGTCTCTTTTTTATTTTGTATGACGTTGTCGATTGAAATGAAGAAATCTTTGGTTTTTATAGCTGTTTGTGCATGTTTTGTTAAAAGCTGTTGGAATCCGCATCAAATGCCGAAAAAAGGGGTTGAAAAAGAAAATATAATCATTGCATTTATGAAAAAATATCGTTATAATAAAACTATGGTGGTGCAAAGTGGGGCGAAGTGGTTTATAAACCCTCAAAGTGAAAGGCAGGTGGCGGAAAATGCTAATCGGCGAATATGCTCACAGCTTAGATGCGAAGGGCCGCGTCAATTTTCCTGCCAAAATGCGCGAACACTTGGGGGAACACTTTATTCTTACCAAAGGCCTTGACGGCTGCCTGTTTGTTTATGCAATGGATGAATGGGGAAGACTGGAAGAGAAGATTAAAGCGCTGCCCATGAGCAAAGCAAGAACGTTGCAGCGTTTTTTATTCTCGGGTGCTGTCGATGTTGAACTTGATAAACAAGGCAGAATTGTGATACCGCCTAATCTGCGCGATTATGCCGAGCTGAGCAAAGAGGTTATGATTATTGGTGCCTCTGTGCGAGCTGAGATTTGGGACAAAGAAAAATGGCAGAAGAGCTGCGAGGAGCTGACCCCCGAAATGGTCGAACAGGCTATGGAGGAATTGGGTTTCTGATTGGAAAGGATTGACTATGGAGTTTCATCATATTTCGGTCATGCTAAACGAATGCATCGAGGCATTGAACATTAAACCCGATGGCATTTATGTTGACGGTACGGCGGGCGGTGCAGGGCACTCCTCACACATAGCGGCAAAGCTTACCACCGGCAGATTGCTCGCATTAGATAAAGACCCCGATGCAGTCAGAACAGCAACCGAACGCCTTGCTGAATACTCTTGTGCTCAGGTAGTGCAAAGCGATTTTGCACAGCTGCCGCAGGTTCTCGATTCTCTCGGAATTGATAAAGTCGATGGGATTCTGCTGGATTTGGGAGTTTCGTCGCACCAATTGGATACCGCCGAGCGTGGGTTCTCTTACTTACAGGATGCAAAGCTCGATATGCGTATGAGTCAAAGCGGCGTTAGCGCCTATGATATTGTCAACACCTATTCCGCAGATGACTTGGCGCGGATTTTACGCGAGTTTGGTGAAGAAAAGTTTGCTTGGAAAATTGCACAGAACATTGTAAAAGACAGAGAAAAAGCACCGGTAGAAACAACGTTGCAGCTACTGGAGATTATCAAAAAATCGGTACCTGCTGCCGTTAAGCGCGAGGGAAACCCCGGAAAAAAAACATTTCAGGCAATCCGCATAGCGGTAAATGGAGAACTTGAAAGCTTATCTACCGCGCTAGACACCGCATTTGACCGTTTAAATACAGGCGGGCGTTTCGCCGTTATTACCTTTCATTCGTTAGAAGACCGGATGGTAAAACAAAAATTTGCGGCGTACACCAAAGGGTGCATCTGTCCGCCGGATTTCCCTATATGTGTTTGCGGCAGAACGCCAAAAGGCAAGCTCACACCGCGCAAACCCATTGAGCCTACTGCCCAAGAATTAGAAGTAAACCGTCGCAGCAGAAGTGCAAGGTTAAGAGTTATTGAAAAATTGTAATTAAAATAAATAAATAAAAAAAGATGTTAAACTGTTTTTAAATAAAGGGAGGACGAACAAAATGGCTGTATCACAAAACAATACCTCGGCATATGATCTTTCGCTGTTTGAAGAACGCAAAGAACGGCGTACAATCAAAGTCATTAAAAACAACAATCCAACACCCAGCCTTTTGTTCGGCTTATCCCCCGCAACAGTGCTGTTTACTGCAATTATTGTTGTTGCAATTACTTCACTGTTTATTTATAACAATGTGGTACTTACCGAAATTGGTGCACAAATTAACTCCGTTGCGGCTGAAGCCGCCGATTTGGAAAGCGAGCATGTGCGGCTACAGGCCTCGCTTGAAAATAAATTGTCTGTTAAAAATATTGAAACAAGCGCTGAAAATTCTATGGGGCTTGTTAAGATGGACAGAAGTCAGATCGAATACATTAATTTGGCACCAAATGACGTCGTTGAGGTAGCAGAGCAAGATTTGGCGAATGGGAACCTGGTAGAGAAGGTTATAGCCAAAATAAAGGAATACCTTAACAAGTAGGAAAATAAGTATGGAGTGGATCCTAAAAGAGTTAAGGATGTTATATTCTTGACTCTTTGCTTTTTTGCGGACAAAGTCCGCCATAGGTCGAGTAAAACAGACAGGATTCGACCACGGAAAGGGGATATGATATGGCGGTTACAGGACCAAGTTCAAAAATGAAGCGTCGGATGATGGTTTGTATGGCTATACTGTGCGTGGTAGGCACTTTGGGTTTGATTGTTCGTTTATTTACCTTGCAAGTGGTAGATGCAAAACAATACCAGCGCAATGCCGCAAAACAGCAGCTGCGTGAGGCAGATATCAGCCCCAAGCGCGGGACGATTTACGACCGCAATATGAAAACGCTTGCAAAAAGTGCCACAGCATGGACCGTTGTGTTATCCCCATCCGATATTCGCGATAAAAAAGATAAGGACGGCAAGATTGTACGTTCGGCTGACGAACTCCGCAATACCATAGCCGACGGTCTTTCTGAGATTTTAGAAGTAAACAAAGATAAGATTATCGAGAAATCCCACCGCAATACGTATTATGAAATTATTAAAACAAGGGTAGAACGCCCTGTTGCCGACGAGGTAATTGCATTTGCATCCGAAAACAACATTACATGCATCAGCCTAGAAGAAGACAACAAACGCTACTATCCTTACGGAAGTTTGGCATCTACTGTGCTTGGCTTTACAGGCAGTGAAAACCACGGTGCCTATGGGCTGGAAGCAAAATACGATGATGTGCTCAGCGGTACACCGGGGCGAGTAGTTTCGGCAAAGAATGCATGGGGTACCGATATGCCTTTTAAATACGAAAAGATGTATGATGCTACCGACGGTAACAGCATTGTACTTACCATTGATGAGAGCATTCAGCACTTTGTTGAAAAACATCTTGAAACCGCCGTGAAAGAACATAATGTCCAGGCGCGCGCTACTGCAATTGTAATAGATGTTAAAACCGGGGAAATTCTGGCTATGGCAACGAAAAACGATTTTGACCCCAATTCGCCCTATACAATAGGAGACATCAACATTGCAGCAAAACTGGAATTAGCAAAATCAGGCGACAAAGAAGCTGCAAAAGCGCTTTTGGATAAAGTTGAAAATGTGAATAAACGCAAAGAACTTGAAGCAATGATTAACAGCGGGGAGGATTTTTATAACGACCTGCTGCAACAGATGCAATACGACCAGTGGAGAAACAAAGCGATTTCAGACCCATATGAGCCGGGTTCGGTATTTAAGCTCATCACTGCTGCATCGGCTTTGGAGGAAGGTGCGGTTAACCCAAAAACGTTCTCTTACACGTGCAAGGGTTCGATACAAATTGCAAATAAGCGAATCAGCTGTTGGAAGACAGCCGGCCATGGTACGCAAGATTTTACCCATATTATGATGAACTCCTGCAACCCCGGCTTCATTACGGTTGGTCAAATGCTGGGTGTTGAAAAATTTGTAAAATATCGTCAAGCATTTGGTTTGCAGGATAAAACCAGCATCGACCTACCCGGCGAAGCGGGTAACGTAGGGTTATATCATGAAATCAGCTTAATGGGTACCAAATTGCCCAACGTTTATCTTGCATCCGAATCGTTTGGGCAAACCTTTAAGGTAACCCCCATTCAGCTGATTACAGCAATATCTGCAGTGGTAAACGGCGGTAATCTAATGCAGCCACACCTTGTAAAACAAATTATAGATTCTGACGGCAACATTATAAAAAACATAGAGCCTACGGTTAAACGTCAAGTAATTTCTGCCGAAACGAGCAATACTGTTGCTTTAATGGCAGAAAACGTTGTAACCAAAGGCTCGGGTAAAAATGCTTACATACCGGGTTACCGTGTAGGCGGAAAAACCGGTACTTCAGAGAAATTGGATAAAACAAACGAACAGGGTGCTGTTGATAAACGTATCTCGTCGTTTCTTGGTTTTGCACCGGCAAACGATCCGCAAGTTGCTTGCCTGCTGATGCTTGACGAACCATTTATGCATAACCCATATGGTTCGGTAATTGCAGCACCGGTGGTGGGTGCAATATTAAGCGAAACTCTGCCATACCTTGGTGTAGAGCCCCAGTATACCGATGAAGAACTTGCAAAAATTGATATTAAGGTCCCCGATGTTATAGGTAAAGGTACTATGGATGCACAGGGCAGTTTGCGCCCGATCGGGTTAAATTACGAAGTGATAGGGGAAGGTTCAACCGTTATTAAACAAACTCCGCGCGCAATGACTTCGGTACCCAAGGGCAGCAAAGTTTTGCTTTATACCGATACCGAAAGCCTAAGTAAACTTGCAACCGTGCCCAATGTAATTGGTATGACGGCGCAGCAGGCAAATGTAGCATTAACCGATGCAGGGCTGAACATTAAAATCTCCGGTGCTACCGAAGGCGTAAACACAGCAACAAAGCAAAGTGAATTAGCGGGTGCACAGGTAGAACCCGGTACGGTGATAAACGTCCAATTTATCAGCAAAGATACATCAGATTAAAGACAAATAAATAAAATATACCAGAACGAGTGAACAAGATTTGATAACAAGTAATTTGTACTTGCGGCAAAGCAAGCAATGCGTAAGCTTTGCCTTGGTGAAAGCGGGTGTATTCCCGCAGAGGGGGTAACGAAATGAAGCTTTATGAGCTTTTAAAAGAGATTGAATGTGAAAATAAAATAAAGGATTGTGAAATCTCTAAGGTTACCTGCGACAATCGCGAAGTGATACCGGCATCTGTTTTTGTATGTGTAAAAGGTTTAAAGTTTGACGGGCACACGGTGGCACAGCAGGCGTTGGACGCAGGTGCGGCAGCAGTGGTCTGCGAGCGCGACTTGGGATTGAAAGAGCAGATTTTGGTGCCCAATTCACGTGAAGCGTATGCAATTATGTGCGGCAACTTCTATGGCAATCCATCCCATCATATGAAGTTGATAGGCATTACAGGCACAAACGGCAAAACAACTATTACGTACCTGATAAAGCATGTACTTGAAAGTGCCGGCAAACACGTGGGGCTGATCGGCACCATCCACAACGAAATTGGTGATATGGATGTGCCTGCCACGCATACCACACCCGACCCGGCAGAGTTGCATGTTCTGTTTTCGCGTATGCTGAAAGCGGGCTGTGAGTATGTGGTAATGGAGGTATCTTCCCACGCCCTTGACCAACATCGTTTGGCAGGTTGCCGCTTTGCTGTAGGGGTGTTTACCAATCTTACGCAAGACCATCTGGATTACCACGGCACGATGGAGAATTACTACGAAGCCAAAAAACGATTATTCTCTATGTGCGAAACCGCAGTCATCAACATCGACGATTCTTACGGCAGACGGCTGTTGGATGAAATCAATTGCAAAACCCTTACCTTTTCTACCGACAGTGACAGCGCTGATTTTACAGCAAAAAACATCATCCCGTCGGCTACCCAAACACGTTTTGCTTTGGTAGGCGATAGCTTGATTGGCAGAGTAAAATTCTGCATGCCGGGCAAATACTCTATCTCTAATGCGTTAGCAGCAGGGGTTGCTTCTCTTGCGGCAGGTATTTCTTTTGATAATGCAATCATTGGGCTTAACAGCTGTACGGGCGTTGTTGGCAGAACAGAAGTTTTGGATACCCATACCGATTTTACTGTTATACGCGATTACGCGCACACTCCCGATGGGCTGGAGAAAGTCATCTCTGCTGTTAAGGAGTTTGCAAAGGGGAGAGTAATCACGCTGTTTGGCTGTGCGGGCAACCGAGACCGTACCAAACGCCCCAAAATGGCAGAGATTGTATCACGGCTATCCGATTTTGTTATCCTCACATCCGATAACCCGCGCAATGAAGACCCGCTTCAAATCATTGACGATGCAAAACCGGGATTACTGGAACATGATACGCCGTACGAAATCTTCCCCGACCGTTATGAGGCAATTGAGTGGGCGCTCGATTTTGCCAAAGCAGGCGACATTCTTCTGCTTTGCGGCAAAGGGCACGAGGATTATCAGGTGCTGCATTTTGGTACCATCTGTTTTGATGAAAAAGAAATTGTTTTAAGACTGCTAAAAGAAAAGCAAAAGTAAAAACACCGGGAGGATACCCCAATGGATATAAAACTATCGCTTTCCGCAATTTGCGAGGTTGTATGCGCGGATAAAAAACTGTTCGGCGATGTCAATTACATTACAACCGATTCCCGCGATATTCGTCCGGGTTGTCTTTTTGTTGCACTGCGCGGCGAAAATTTTGACGGACACAATTTTATTGGCAATGCCTTGTTACAAGGGGCACAGTATGCAATTGCAGAGGTAAAAGGCGATTACCCAAAAGACAGGGTGCTTTATGTGGGCAGTACCGAAAAAGCTCTGCGCCGCATTGCTGCGCTGTATCGGGCACAGCTTACAACAAAAATTGTAGCGGTAACAGGCAGTGTCGGCAAAACTTCTACACGTGATATGACTGCGGCAGTTTTATCGGCAGGGTATAAAACGATTAAAACCGAGGGTAATCTCAACAATCAAATCGGTGTGCCCAAAACCGTACTTGGGATAGAAAGCACCCATCAGGCGGCTGTGGTGGAGATGGGAATGTCAGGGTTTGGCGAAATTGAAGAACTATCACTTTGTGCACGGCCAGATGCTGCCATCATCACGAACATCGGAGTATCTCATATTTTAAAACTTGGCAGCCGTGAGGGGATTTTTAGAGCCAAAACAGAAATTACAGCAGGCTTAAAAGCAGGTGCACCGCTTATTTTAAACGGCGACGATGATTTGCTTATTACTTACCGCAATTCCCGTTTCAATATTGTTTACTTTGGCATAGATAACCCCGCTTGCGAGGTACGTGCCCAAGATATTATAAGCAACGACCATACAACTAGTTTTACAATTATATACAACAGCAGAAGTATTCCCGCTGTAATCCCCACAATGGGGAGGCACAATGTGCTAAACGCTTTGGCGGGCTTTACAGCGGGCGTGCTTCTCGGTGTAGAGCCCGAATCGGCGGCGAAGGCTCTGGCAGAATTTGCTCCGACAGGTATGCGCCAAAAAATTGTAGACTGTGGCGGGATTACCATTGTGGAAGATTGCTACAATGCCAGCCCCGATTCCTTTGTAGCCGCACTGAATACCCTAAAGGACAGAAGTTGCACAGGCAGGCGGATTTTAGTAGCAGCCGATATGCTGGAACTGGGCGCGATTTCGAGCAAGGCGCATTACAACGTGGGTATTTTGGCGGGTAAGCTTGGCATAGATGCTGTATACGCATACGGCGAGATGTCGAAGCATACCATAATAGGAGCGGAAGACAGCGGTGTTTGTGATGCAAAATATTTCGATAGCAAACGTAAGCTGGCAAGTTATTTGATTGCCAACGCAAATAAAGGCGATATTTTATGGTTTAAAGCGAGCCGCGGCATGAAGCTTGAGGACGTTATTCAGACAGTATATGAGGAGCGTAGAAAATAACATGAATACATTCGTAATTATTCTTACGGCAGTGCTTGCATTTGCCATTACAGCAATTTTGGGCATTTGGTTTGTACCTTTTTTGCATAAGGTAAAATACGGTCAGCCCATTAACGATATTGGCCCTACATGGCATAAAAATAAACAGGGTACACCTACTATGGGGGGCATTCTGTTTATCATTGGTATTTTGGTTGCAGTAACAGTTGGTTATATCGTATACAATTTTCAAAGTGAAAATATCCTTGTGCATACCTACGAGATGAATGTTATTCGGCTTTTCTCGGGGCTTGTTATGGCTCTTGCATTTGGCTTTATGGGTTTTATAGACGATTACATTAAAGTAGTGCGCAAACGCAATTTGGGGCTTACCGCCCTGCAAAAAATTATCTTGCAAACACTTATTTCCGGGGCTTATTTGGCAACACTGTATGTAAAAGGCGATACCTCCACCATTATTGTTTTGCCATTCTTTGGTCAGCTTAATCTTGGTGTTTTATATTACCCTGTTATGATGCTGTTTATTATATTTATGGTAAATGCGGTCAATCTCACCGATGGCATCGACGGGCTTGCGGCATCGGTAACCTTTGTGGTTTCTGCTTGCTTTATGCTGATAGCAGGTATGCTTGCATTCAACGAAATGAACATTCTTGCAACCGCAGTTGCCGGTGCTATGATTGGTTACCTTGTTTGGAACTTTCACCCCGCAAAGGTGTTTATGGGTGATACCGGTTCCATGTTCCTCGGCGGCCTCGTAGTTGCCATGGGTTACGGTGTGGGGCTGCCTGCATTTCTCATCCCCATTGGCATAGTATATATTTGCGAGGCGGGCTCGGTAGTGCTGCAGGTGGCAAGCTTTAAACTTACCGGCAAGCGCATATTCAAAATGAGCCCTATCCACCATCATTTTGAAATGTCGGGCTTCAGCGAGGTGCGTATTGTTGCATTATTTTCGCTTGTTGCAGCAGTTGGATGCATTCTCTCCGTTTTGGCGGTGCAAAGACTGTAACTGTAAATAAAACATTACAGCTCTGCTCTCTTCTGTTAAACAGAGGGCAGAGCGTTGGCTGCCGAGCCTGTGTGGTGCACGGCTGACGATAGATAGAAAGGATGATATTGTGGGTCAGGCGAGGGCAGATAGCAGATATATGGGCAAAGCACGCAGAAATGTACGTGAAAATGCCGTGGCGAAACCAAAAGCGGCAAAAGGCAGTATAGACATTACTTTTTTAGTGCTGGTTTTGTTGCTTGTCACCTTTGGTTTAATCATGTTGTTTTCAGCAAGTTATGCCAACGCCTATTACCACAACGATGACAGCTTTTTCTATGTAAAAAAACAGTTGGTGTGGGTGGCGCTCGGGATTGGCGGGTTGATTGCTACCACGCTTTTCGATTACCGTTGGTTTAATAAGCTTGCAGTTCCCATTTTCATATTTTCTCTTATGTTGCTTGTAGTAGTACTGTTTATGGCGCCGAGTAACGGGGCAAGGCGGTGGATTTGGCTGCCGGCAGGCGGTAGCGTACAGCCTTCAGAGATAGCAAAGT from the Hydrogenoanaerobacterium saccharovorans genome contains:
- the mraY gene encoding phospho-N-acetylmuramoyl-pentapeptide-transferase; its protein translation is MNTFVIILTAVLAFAITAILGIWFVPFLHKVKYGQPINDIGPTWHKNKQGTPTMGGILFIIGILVAVTVGYIVYNFQSENILVHTYEMNVIRLFSGLVMALAFGFMGFIDDYIKVVRKRNLGLTALQKIILQTLISGAYLATLYVKGDTSTIIVLPFFGQLNLGVLYYPVMMLFIIFMVNAVNLTDGIDGLAASVTFVVSACFMLIAGMLAFNEMNILATAVAGAMIGYLVWNFHPAKVFMGDTGSMFLGGLVVAMGYGVGLPAFLIPIGIVYICEAGSVVLQVASFKLTGKRIFKMSPIHHHFEMSGFSEVRIVALFSLVAAVGCILSVLAVQRL
- a CDS encoding UDP-N-acetylmuramoyl-tripeptide--D-alanyl-D-alanine ligase: MDIKLSLSAICEVVCADKKLFGDVNYITTDSRDIRPGCLFVALRGENFDGHNFIGNALLQGAQYAIAEVKGDYPKDRVLYVGSTEKALRRIAALYRAQLTTKIVAVTGSVGKTSTRDMTAAVLSAGYKTIKTEGNLNNQIGVPKTVLGIESTHQAAVVEMGMSGFGEIEELSLCARPDAAIITNIGVSHILKLGSREGIFRAKTEITAGLKAGAPLILNGDDDLLITYRNSRFNIVYFGIDNPACEVRAQDIISNDHTTSFTIIYNSRSIPAVIPTMGRHNVLNALAGFTAGVLLGVEPESAAKALAEFAPTGMRQKIVDCGGITIVEDCYNASPDSFVAALNTLKDRSCTGRRILVAADMLELGAISSKAHYNVGILAGKLGIDAVYAYGEMSKHTIIGAEDSGVCDAKYFDSKRKLASYLIANANKGDILWFKASRGMKLEDVIQTVYEERRK
- a CDS encoding UDP-N-acetylmuramoyl-L-alanyl-D-glutamate--2,6-diaminopimelate ligase, translating into MKLYELLKEIECENKIKDCEISKVTCDNREVIPASVFVCVKGLKFDGHTVAQQALDAGAAAVVCERDLGLKEQILVPNSREAYAIMCGNFYGNPSHHMKLIGITGTNGKTTITYLIKHVLESAGKHVGLIGTIHNEIGDMDVPATHTTPDPAELHVLFSRMLKAGCEYVVMEVSSHALDQHRLAGCRFAVGVFTNLTQDHLDYHGTMENYYEAKKRLFSMCETAVINIDDSYGRRLLDEINCKTLTFSTDSDSADFTAKNIIPSATQTRFALVGDSLIGRVKFCMPGKYSISNALAAGVASLAAGISFDNAIIGLNSCTGVVGRTEVLDTHTDFTVIRDYAHTPDGLEKVISAVKEFAKGRVITLFGCAGNRDRTKRPKMAEIVSRLSDFVILTSDNPRNEDPLQIIDDAKPGLLEHDTPYEIFPDRYEAIEWALDFAKAGDILLLCGKGHEDYQVLHFGTICFDEKEIVLRLLKEKQK